In Streptomyces dangxiongensis, one DNA window encodes the following:
- a CDS encoding SsgA family sporulation/cell division regulator — protein sequence MNTTVSCELHLRLVVSSESSLPVPAGLRYDTADPYAVHATFHTGAEETVEWVFARDLLAEGLHRPTGTGDVRVWPSRSHGQGVVCIALSSPEGEALLEAPARALESFLKRTDAAVPPGTEHRHFDLDQELSHILAES from the coding sequence ATGAACACCACGGTCAGCTGCGAGCTGCACCTGCGCCTCGTTGTGTCGAGCGAGTCCTCCCTGCCTGTCCCCGCAGGCCTGCGGTACGACACGGCCGACCCCTACGCCGTGCACGCCACCTTCCACACCGGAGCCGAGGAGACCGTCGAGTGGGTGTTCGCCCGCGACCTCCTCGCCGAGGGGCTGCACCGGCCCACCGGCACCGGAGACGTCCGCGTCTGGCCATCGCGCAGTCATGGTCAGGGCGTCGTGTGCATCGCCCTCAGCTCCCCGGAGGGGGAGGCCCTGCTCGAGGCCCCTGCGCGGGCCCTCGAGTCCTTCCTGAAGCGAACCGACGCCGCCGTGCCGCCCGGCACGGAGCACCGGCACTTCGATCTTGACCAGGAGCTGTCGCACATCCTGGCGGAGAGCTAG